The region GCCATCGACCTTTTCGATCGATTCGACGCCATACTGCTGACAGAGTTTGTCCCAGACGAGACGCTCCAGCCAATCGAGCGAGTCGATTACGACGGTTTCGTAATCGTGCCTTTGATTGACGAGCGTTTTGAGAGCGGCGATGACATCGTCGAAATTCACAGCCAATGGGAATCGATCGCATTCGATCTCATCCAGCCCGTCTTCGGTTTGAATGAAGATGGGTTTGGGAGCCTGGCTGCCAAAAGTTGATTTGCCGATGCCTTCGACACCGTAAAGCAAGACCCGCGGCGGCTTGGATTGCCGGCCGGACTGGATGGTTTCAAGTAGGTTGGTCACTGTTTGGTTGACTCCTTGGTTGTTGTTTGATTGGATGGTTAGAGCGACTGGATATGCTCGACGTCGAAGTTGCCGTCGCGATCGCTGGTCACGAGGTAGTGCTTGAAGTCGACTTGCACCACGAACCGCTGACCGGTTCCGAGTTGCTTCCGAAGTGACTTACACGCTCCGGTGAATTCGCGTGATGCTTCGTTGAAACGGTCGGCCGATCGCAGGTAACGACCAACCGCGAGAGAAATGGCGACGCGACGTTCGATGTCTAAAGACAGGTCAGGCATAGAGGCTCGGTGTTTGAGGTTGTGTGGAGCAAAGACTTCTGATGGCTTTCCGCTACCTCTAGACCTTCCAACTTTTCAGACCGAAAGACGAAGCGGCGGTCAAAAACTTCAGACCAGGTACTCGTGCAGACCTTGCTCACGAAACACGACGGCGATCTTGGCCATCCAGTACTTCAGCGTCGAAAGGGGCACATCCATGATTTGCGAACACTCTCGCAGCGAATGGTCGGTGCGCAGCTTCAGAAGCCGTTGCCAGTGCTCGGGAAGCGTTGCGATGACCACGACCAAGTCGTGGCGCAAGTCAACCAGCTCCGTGTCCGACAGCTTTGCCGTTTCGATGCGGTTTCGGTTGTCGTCTTCGCTGATGCACTGGATCAACTCGCGGCGCTCACCACCGGATTCGACCATCACGTTCAGCGACGTCACCTCGCGATCATCGCGAATCTTGTGCAATCGATAGGCACGCAGGTTGGTGGCAGCTCGGTTGACGACCATCGTGATGAACGGATTCCGGTGGCCAATCGTCGCGTCGTGCGATCGCATCGCCCGATCGAGTTCAGCCTGCAGTTCCTGATGCAGGTCTTCCGCTTCGTGCGGAGCGAATTCCGGGTAGCGCAAAAGACGACCGACGCAGCGGCGAATGACCGTCTGAGCAAAGGGGTCGTCGGTGAGTGTCGCGGCGGTCGAAGTGGTTTGGGGCAGAGGAGGTGTTGAAACAGACATGTTCACTCCGTCGATGGGCGGTGTTGGAAAAGGCCGCGTCTCGGCAGCGGCCACACCCACCGGCGAAGTTGCACCAAATCGCACTCAGCGATCAGTGCGACAGCGTTTCATCCCGTAATTCACAGCGAAAACGCGTTGAAGAAAATGTTGTTGCAGTTGCACGAAATCGCACTAACTGCAATTGAAACACTGGCTGCCCGGAGATGGGCGGAGAGGAAGGCTGGAATGGGCGGCAGGTTTTTTCAGCCTGCTGGACCAAACGTGTCCATGGCATCGGTCAATCTGGACGGCCACTGTTTATCCAGACCTTCCTCTTGATGGAGCCTCGCTATGCACGCCGAAGTTGAACAGCTTTCCGGTACTGAACCCGTTGAAACTGAAATGGTTGGACGCCTCGCCCGACTGTTGCTCGATCCGTCACTGGATCGCTGCGATATCGCCGACGGCATCTTGTCCGACATCGATCTGATCCGCTTCCTTTGTGGCTACCAGCAGATCGTGATCGAAAACACAGCGGCGCCCGGCACGAATTGGATGATGGAGCAACGAGGTTCCCACGAACTGACCTTTGTGGCCCATGCCCTCAATCAACCACGCAAAGAATTCGTTATGCCACTGCTTTTAGGGTCGCTCTGCGATCACAGCGGTCAGCCATGGTTTCAGTCTTCGGTTTATGAATTCGTGCCGGCAGTCGAAGGAATCAAGACGACTAACATTGGCGGAAAACCGATGTTCAAAGCCAACATGAACCCGGTACACCGCAGCCGTCAGTCGGCCGCGCAAACGAATGCTGCCTTGAACTGACAGGAACTCCCACTCGGTCCGATGTCCACTTTGTTTATCAGCGCTAATTCAACATTTTTTTCCTGCAAATTACAGGGCCAAAGCGTTTGCTAGCAAAACTTGGCTTGTCGGAATAATCGGCACGACTAGATTAAATATAGCACGAAACGAAGTCTATCAGCGCTAATTCAAGCCGCCACATTCAACCGCCAAGGATGCCGATTCATGAAGCGAGCCAAACCAAGCCGGGGACGTCCACGCCAAACCGAAATCACCGAAGGCCAATCGCGAGCACTCGACGTACTGTCCGCCGCGATCGATCGCCATGGTATCGCACCCACGATGACCGAACTCGGTGACCGGCTTGGCATCAGCGCCGCTAGCGCCCACCAATTGGTTCTGCAACTGGAACGCAAAGGCTATGTCGCTCGCCAGCCCCGCAAGGCTCGCAGTTTGAGGGTGGTTCGTCGGCCAAGTCAAACGCTCGCATCGATGACGAGCGTTCCGATGCTCGGCGTGGTGAAAGCGGGGCCGGCAATGCTCGCCGAGGAGAATTGTCTGGGTGAAGTCATGGTTGCTTCCGACCTGGTCGGTCGCAGTCCATGTTTCGCATTGACGATCAGTGGTGACAGCATGAAGGACGCGGACATGCGTGACGGGGACATCGTGATCGTTCGCCGACAACA is a window of Roseiconus lacunae DNA encoding:
- a CDS encoding RNA polymerase sigma factor → MSVSTPPLPQTTSTAATLTDDPFAQTVIRRCVGRLLRYPEFAPHEAEDLHQELQAELDRAMRSHDATIGHRNPFITMVVNRAATNLRAYRLHKIRDDREVTSLNVMVESGGERRELIQCISEDDNRNRIETAKLSDTELVDLRHDLVVVIATLPEHWQRLLKLRTDHSLRECSQIMDVPLSTLKYWMAKIAVVFREQGLHEYLV
- the lexA gene encoding transcriptional repressor LexA is translated as MKRAKPSRGRPRQTEITEGQSRALDVLSAAIDRHGIAPTMTELGDRLGISAASAHQLVLQLERKGYVARQPRKARSLRVVRRPSQTLASMTSVPMLGVVKAGPAMLAEENCLGEVMVASDLVGRSPCFALTISGDSMKDADMRDGDIVIVRRQQLAENGEIVVALIDDEATVKRLDLNDGAIRLLPENRKYKPIEIEPDSDFRVLGKVICVTKKSES